The genomic segment tAGAGGGGTTTTTAAGACCGATGCAGGGAAAACATCATAAAATCTCAGTAAAAATCTATTAGGTGAAGCAAATATACATAGTGACACTTACATGGCAATAATACCAGCTTCTCTGGTGTTCTCCAGTACTCATCAGATGAACTCAGGGACAGCTCAGAGGAACTAAGGGCATTCTCCTGATGTTGAcaatgctgccatctagtggaaaTCGGACTACTCGCTACAGGAACCTGTCTTGCTCGTCTTCTTAAGATGCTTCTTTTGAACCTTGAATATGAAGTCTTCTGAATGTCTGGTGTCTACATTAAGATGAAAAATTAGATTATGAATATACACTGTATAAATCAACGGGGGAAAAAAGAAGCAAATCACAGAAATGTACATGTTTTATGCTAGTCTAATGATGCCGTTTATAAAGAATATACATAACTGAAACATTCTGGATAAAAGGTCACCACAGACAATTAGAGGGGTTCACATGCTATTCCTTTTAAGTGCATGTCAATTGGATTTGCCATAATGGTATAGGCCCTCAATATCTGATTGTCGGGGGTCAAACACCCCGCACCCACACCATCAGCTCTTTCAGGGTAGCTCCAGTGTCGGAAGTACACAGCTACGTCCATTGTGACAGAACTGATGAAGTGacagctgcagtaaccagctccgaccactacacaatggatggagccatGTACTTCTGGCACAGGAGCCACTGCCGAACGGCTGCTTGGCGGAgctgcagggtgttggaccctgacaattagatattgatgacctattcctgAGGGTGGATCATCATtggtaaaatcctggacaacccctttattttcCCCTTATTCTTGTGCAGTGCCCCAGTAGACTACTGAAAAGGGTTGCCAAAGAGTTACTGCAACGTTGacaagttaaatgttgtgatttattatgtttactagacattaagcaataacgggcgctagaacattagtgcataaacattagtagaaacagtctatattaaatggcactggcactgactggtggctgtggctggtggctgagactgttggcactgactggtgagtgagactggtggctgacatggctggtgctgactggtggctgagactgctgacactgactggtggctaacACAGCTGGCACTGTAACTGGTGGCTGGACGACTGGCATTGACTGCTGGTGCGGAGACTGCTGGTAGTGACTGGTAGGtcagactgctgacaggggctcCTCTCTATATGGGTTATAGTGCTGTGACTGGTAACTGACGAACAGAAATGGCACTGTGACTGGCTAGCTAAAATGGCGGCAGTCCGACCTACTTGCCAACGCGCAGGTGTGGGCAGTGGAGGCGCCGTCTGTGGACAGTGCCGAAAAACTGAATGGTGTGTGGGTGGTACAGGCGGCTTCTTCAGCGTCGTATCCTACTTGCCAGCGTGcttgtgtggagcgctgtgtctgcgcatgcccagtgtaaaactgtgtatgcacAGGCGTAGTGCACTAAATGGCATGTAGGCAGTGCAGACGCGCTTTAGTACTGCGCATTCCCATCTCCTTCACGGCCGCTCATCAGGTCTGTATGGCGAAGGCGGTGCATGCGCAGGATCGGGCGGAGGCGGGGAGCTGTGGCAGGATCGGACGGCGGCGAAGGAGCTGTGGCCTGACTATAGGGTCTCGGAGGTATCTATGGGCAGTCAAGCTGCTAACACCCTGCAGGGAAACTTGTGTGTCATCTCTGCCTATCTCTGTTCTTTTCACCTCTGCTATCTCTGTCTTCTTCACCTCTGCTATCTCTGTCCTCtttacctctgctgtctgtcttctTCACCTCTGCCTCTGCTATCTCTGTCTTCTTCACGTCTGCCTCTGTTATGTCTGTCTTTTTCACCTCTGCTATCTCTGTTTTCTTCACCTCTGCCTCCGCTGTCTGTATCTTCTTCACCTCTGCTGTCTCTGTCCTCTTCACTTCTGTCTCTTTGTTCTCTCCTCATCTGTGTGCATCTATTCTCtgtttctcctctctctctcctctttgtCCTGTGTCTCCATCTTCTCCTCCATTTCCACCCTTGCTCCGTCCTCTTACCCCCTCCATATTGGGCCCATATCTGTCTGCACCCATGCCCTCGTGTCTCTGCACCGTGCCCTCCTCTGTCCTCTGTCTTTCCTTCACTCGGCCCACGTCTTCCTCGTGCCGTCCCCGGGGACAGAGGGCACAGCTGTTGTGTGCGGGAGGTGCCCACTTCCTCCTTCCAGGAAGTAGCTTGATGTGTGTGATCAGGTCCCAGATCTTCATGGACCTACGGAACACACTGAAGCCGGTAAGCATCCCTCTTTGGCTCCTCCCACCGCACCGTGTGCTTTTGTGTTTTCTCTTTATTTTAAACTTGTGTGTAGCATTGTGtccgtgtggagcgctgtgtcctgattggaCGCCGCACATGCGCATTTaacatcggcacacacgcacggacacagCGCCGGCACAGAGGGCCATAGATGTACTCAATAACAATGTACAAGGAAACTGAAAAGTTAACAATTTGGCAGACTGTTTAGGTCACTAGTTATTGTGTCTGGCAGAGCAAGGGGGAAGACCTAAAAGTCCAAGCTCCTAAGAGCTAGACCCAAGTCCAGACAACCTCTGTCTATAAGACTACAGCTGCCATAGACGTTACTCTACTACCAGAAGATCCCTGAAAGAAAGAGACCAGTCACCCTAGAAGGTCCAGAACCATCCAGGCTGTGCAAGCTTCATACAGCATAGTATTCGCCTGTTTATGGCAGAAAGGCCTGGCTTCTGTGGAAAGGATTATTGCCTCCGGCATTCACCACTCtttgagatggactggccatcctTATCTAAAGAGAGGACAGTATAGTATGCCTGTGGTTATCTTAGGAAGATAGCAAAGAGTTTGCAGTCAGACTGAGTGAGTACTACAACTACTATCATTGTTGTTGCCTCTACACTGCTATTGAGAGAGGGTTGCACTGTGATATACTTGGGAACAGTgctatgtactactactccttcCATCAACCCAGTAAAAAGAGTGTTATTTATTGCAACCTGCTGCCTGGTTATCGACTCCACCATCCGCCGGCCACTTCATCTGCACTCCTGCCTCGCACCCAGCCAAACATCCTCCATCAAGGGTACCCCAgataccaccaggcaggagccccagtaCCAGGGTGTGTCCAGAGGGCAGAAAGGGTGCGTCCTCCATCCATTGCACCGCCCCAGGAACACCAGGGGGAGAACTGCTTCCATAAACTGTGAATAGTACTACCACTCTCAGGAccacaactaccactcccatcctctctgcTCTGTGCCGTCCCTCTCCAGGTCTCTGCACTTGTGCTGTAACACGACTGTGtacattatcactgtactgtgacagtaTCATCTATTATCACTATACTGCGTGCATTatttctgtgctgtgacatcactttgtgcttatacctgtactgtgacatcactgtgtattatttCTGTGCTGTGATATCACTATGTGAATTATCccattactgtgacatcactgtttgcatATTTCCTTAGATGTAACTTTGCTTAGTTAATgatccctgtaatgtgacatcattatgTGTATAATACCTATGCCGTGACATTGCTATGTACATTATCTCTAGGCTGTGACGTTACTTTGTgcataatccctttaatgtgtcatCACTGTATGCGTTATCTTTatactatgacatcaccatgtgCATTATACAGTACTTCACTATGTGACATTTTAGTTTGAAGAGTTCCTAGTTTGTTTTCTGACTTGATAATCCTTGTGCTGTGTGCATTAGGAGAAGACATAAGGCGCAGACTGAAGACTCTCAATATTTGGTTCCGGGGCGAGTCCATAACCAAATAAAATTATGATTCAAGGAAATTAAAAAGCAAACTACTACAGATAAAGTAGCTCCCAGCATCTACTCTTCACTGTTATATGTCAGGACttgtggggtcatttataaaactggtgtaaagtagatctggcttagttgcccatagcaaccaatcagattcttcctttcatttttggctgctcctttggaaaatgaaaggtggaatctgattggttgctatcggcacctaagccagatctactttacaccagtttgataaatgaccccacaagTCCTGACATAGAACAGTGAAGAGTAGATGCTGGGAGCTGTCAGTCACTTTCTATGATGAGGACTGTGCAGTACACTGAGTACTAGAAAAATAACGGAGAGCCACCTTTACCTGGTGTCCAAAGGGGCCACTCATCCTGGCACTGGTAAAGGGTAGTGCAGCACATGTAGTACCGTGCTTTACTGTAGAGGGGCGCTGCTAGACAGTCAATATAGGTGTCTCCtagactttgctggtactgtaatacgctGCGGTTTTTCAGCTCGGGAATATGAGCGAAAAAAACACATATATTCTGCAACTGGTGTAGatggcctaaggctgggttcacatgtggctgaaaggctacatgcacacgaccgtgctgttttttgtggtccgcaaaccgcggatccgcaaaaaacggaagccgcccgtgtgccttccgcaatttgtggaacggaacgggcggcccattgtagacatgcctattcttgtccgcaaaacggacaagactaggacatgccattttttttttttttgcgggaccattgaagtgaatgggtccacatccgagccgcaaaaacggtggctcggatgcggaccgaaacaacggtcgtgtgcatgaggccaaaatctGCAGGATTTCTGCGTCtaaactgcagcagaaaaaaaaaaagcaccaaagGGTTCTGTTACACGCTGCGGAAAAGCTGCCGATTAGATGAAGTGTGTTATTCtttgcattgaaaagggtgaaatccgcagtataaattgacatgctgcagatttaaaatccacaATACCGCAGCTTTTCTGCCGCGTTTTTTTTTGTCCCCCCGTAGCATGTGGATGAGAATTCTGCAatcctcatccactttgctgtagATTTGCTGCACGAAAATCCACAATGGCAAATCCGTAGCTAATCAGTCACGTGTGACCCCAGGAATCATGCGAGGAAAGAATGCAgcatagtacagtaccagcaacgtGTACGAAATTACACAAATCCCATGTACACTTTGCGGATTGTttctgtgcggaaattgaccaAACAAATCCGCAGCCTGACAGttatgtttgcagttttagctgcagattttcATTTGAAGGGTGAGACCTGCGGCAAAATCGTATCTAATCCGCACCAACATTTCTAATtttggattttgttgcagatatGCTGCAGAAAAACACATAAATCCGCACGGAAATTTGTgcggatcttatgtgcgttcacccTTACTTGTGTACAGGTGGCCATAGAGTGCCTGCACCAAAACCGCACATAACAATGCACATAAATCGGAACTATTTATCGctggttttttttgtgtgtgcagaTTTGATTCGGTTTTGTCGCAGATCTCCCCCCCTTCCACAACACCAATTGACATgctacagatttcaaaatccgcacaggTGGTCACTTTCCGCACCTACAGGAAAAAGCAAAGTGTGCATGAGATACCTGTCCAAGCTCATGCACTTTGCTGGTACTATATTAGGGcctttgcacacgaacgttgtttggttccacatccgagccgcattttttgcccctcggatgcggacccattcgccgcaaaaaaaaatagaacatgtcacatTCTTGTCCGTTCTGCGGACAAgactaggcatttctattataggtgACCCTTGTGAAACGAACGCGGgcagcatccgtgttttgtggattcgtaatttgaggaccgcaaaacacggctcggtcgtgtgcatgagcccttatgcagcgTTTTTTCCCCGTGCAACATCCGCCCGGAAAAACAGTGCATAATCCGCACCTTGTGCAGCCATCCTTTAGCTCTTTTATTTCTTTGCTTTCCTACTCAAATGCTTCCAGCTCCGAGTCTTCTTGTATTTTTCTACAAGTGGTTACTATATTATGCCCAATGTGCCATCTAATTATGCCAGTTACTTGCTGAAAATAAAACAGTGCTCTGGTACGACAGCCTCCCCTACTGATCAAAAGATGCACTGCAATAGCACCACTACAAAAATCAGGGTGCTTTACAAgcgacttaggcctcctgcacacgaccgtttttccccccgtttactggccgttttttgtgttccgtatacggtccattcatttcaatggttgcgcaaaaaaaacggaatgtacgtatgcattccgtttccgtatttccgttccgtttaaagatagaacatgtcctattattgccggcaaatcacgttccgtggctccattcaagtcaagggaagtcaaggggtccgcaaaaaaacaaaacacatacggaaatgcatccgtatgtcttccgtttccgttccgtttttttgcggaaccatctattgaaaatgttatgcccagcccaattttatctatgtaattactgtatactgtataggccatacggaaaaacggaacggaaaacactgaaaaagccatacggccgtgtgcaggaggccttactgacACGCGCCTCCCAGCTTCAGACCCTCCTCTGTATCTTGCAGTGGGCCGAGAAAACATCTGGTTTCCAGTTACAGACTGCGCTCCTCCCCGAGCTACATTCCAGGGACTTGCTGAAACTTCCCTGCAAAATCTCCAACATGGAGACTCTGCCTCCTCCTTACCCTCTAAAATTCTCTTCCCCAAAGGCTAAAGTCTTTCTCGTTTTCTTCTCCATGGTCTTATGCACGGCCGCTCTATTTATTTTACAGTTAAAGCTCTTCCGACCCAGAGGGAAGGACTTCTACTCTTACGAAGTGAAGGATATCAAGGGGAGGACGGTATCGCTGAGCAAATACAGGGGCAAAGTAAGTAGCAGCTCCTGTACATAGGACATATCTGTATAGACTTGGTCATGATATTACGCTTCTGCCAAATATAGAATGCTGTCTGTATGTCTCCCCAGTCCggttgggggttgtagttctgCAAAATCTATAGAGTAGTCAACTGTCATTTTTGCTATGGAAGGCATGTTATGAATCAGTACAGCGCAGACTGAAGATTTCTGGGTTGAAATCTATAGGATGGCATCTTTTAAATCTAAGTCCATTGCAgttgaccccccaaaaaaaggttgTGGACCAGTGAGAAGCTAAAACTGGGGGGTATTTGGATGCAGCAGTTCACCGCTGA from the Bufo bufo chromosome 2, aBufBuf1.1, whole genome shotgun sequence genome contains:
- the GPX8 gene encoding probable glutathione peroxidase 8 isoform X2; protein product: METLPPPYPLKFSSPKAKVFLVFFSMVLCTAALFILQLKLFRPRGKDFYSYEVKDIKGRTVSLSKYRGKIPLRKSRDGTFGNI